One Thiocapsa bogorovii DNA segment encodes these proteins:
- the putP gene encoding sodium/proline symporter PutP, which translates to MSTQNPFLLAFTFAVYFAVVWMIGWYAYRRTRDLSDFILGGRRLGSGVAALSASASDMSGWLLLGLPGFAYAAGVESVWLAGGLLLGTWANWRLVAARLRVFSMAYGNALTLPEYFANRFEDRAGWLRGIAALFILLFFLLYTSAGLVAGGKLFQSVFGLPYLWAVGIGVLSIMIYTAIGGFLAVSWTDVLQGMLMAVALVAVPWVAVSQIGDTALALEVIEAANPNLLDPFTRADGSALGFIGILSLAAWGLGYFGQPHILARFQAIASPRKVPLARWIAVTWVAVTLAGATLTGLAGILIIEQPLAPEARETVFILLVDLLFHPLIAGLLLAAILAAIMSTADSQLLVSSSTFTEDLYRTLLRRKAGARELVAVGRITVVVIAVAAFWLALDPDAMVLDLVAYAWAGFGAAFGPALVLSLYWPRMTGLGALAGILVGGLTVLGWRQLQGGLFELYEIVPGILFATLAIVLVSRADKKKHEGLAARFTKVETELKASRA; encoded by the coding sequence ATGTCGACCCAGAATCCATTCCTTCTCGCATTCACCTTCGCCGTCTACTTCGCCGTGGTCTGGATGATCGGCTGGTACGCCTATCGGCGCACCCGGGATCTGTCGGACTTTATCCTCGGCGGCCGGCGGCTCGGCAGCGGGGTCGCCGCATTGAGCGCCAGCGCCTCGGACATGAGCGGCTGGCTGCTGCTCGGTCTTCCCGGATTCGCCTACGCGGCCGGCGTTGAGTCGGTCTGGCTCGCCGGCGGGCTTTTGCTCGGCACTTGGGCGAATTGGCGCCTGGTCGCGGCGCGCCTTCGGGTCTTCAGCATGGCGTACGGCAACGCACTGACCCTGCCGGAGTATTTCGCCAACCGATTCGAAGACCGGGCCGGATGGTTACGCGGCATCGCCGCCTTGTTTATCCTGCTGTTCTTTCTGCTCTACACCAGCGCCGGCTTGGTGGCCGGGGGCAAGCTCTTCCAGTCGGTCTTCGGGCTGCCCTATCTCTGGGCCGTGGGGATCGGCGTCCTCTCCATCATGATCTACACCGCGATCGGCGGGTTTTTGGCCGTCTCCTGGACGGATGTCCTGCAGGGGATGCTGATGGCGGTGGCCCTGGTCGCCGTGCCTTGGGTGGCCGTATCGCAGATCGGGGATACCGCGTTGGCGCTCGAGGTGATCGAGGCCGCCAACCCGAACCTCCTGGACCCCTTCACGCGCGCCGACGGCAGCGCACTGGGCTTTATCGGTATCCTCTCCCTGGCCGCCTGGGGCCTGGGTTATTTCGGTCAGCCGCACATCCTCGCCCGCTTCCAGGCGATCGCGTCGCCGCGAAAGGTGCCGCTGGCCCGCTGGATTGCGGTCACCTGGGTCGCCGTCACGCTTGCGGGCGCCACCTTGACCGGCCTTGCGGGCATTCTGATCATCGAGCAGCCGCTCGCGCCCGAGGCGCGCGAGACCGTCTTCATCCTGCTCGTCGATCTGCTGTTTCATCCGTTGATCGCGGGTCTTCTCCTCGCCGCCATCCTGGCCGCAATCATGAGCACCGCTGACTCGCAGCTGCTGGTCTCCTCGTCCACCTTCACCGAGGACCTCTATCGCACCCTGCTGCGTCGCAAGGCCGGGGCACGCGAGCTGGTCGCCGTCGGGCGGATCACGGTCGTCGTGATCGCCGTCGCCGCCTTTTGGTTGGCGCTGGACCCGGATGCTATGGTGCTCGATCTCGTCGCCTACGCCTGGGCAGGCTTCGGAGCGGCCTTCGGTCCGGCGCTGGTCCTCTCACTGTATTGGCCGCGCATGACCGGTCTTGGGGCGCTCGCCGGGATCTTGGTCGGCGGCCTGACAGTGTTGGGATGGCGGCAACTCCAAGGCGGCCTGTTCGAGCTCTACGAGATCGTGCCTGGCATCCTCTTCGCGACGCTCGCGATCGTCCTGGTCAGTCGCGCGGACAAGAAAAAACACGAGGGCCTCGCCGCGCGCTTCACGAAGGTCGAGACCGAGCTGAAGGCGTCTCGGGCATGA
- a CDS encoding NUDIX hydrolase — MTEARILKREPVFEGRVIDVALETVAMPSGQEVQLEIIRHPGGAAAVALDEQDRVCLLRQFRHAADGWLWELPAGKIDPGETPRDTATRELAEEAGLTAEDWTDLGRMHSSPGVFAEVIHLWMARGLTRQPHAHEQDELIEIHWLPLAQALDWCNDGEITDAKTLVGLYRAHGMIKSALEMLSEDAGC; from the coding sequence ATGACCGAAGCACGGATCCTGAAGCGTGAGCCTGTCTTTGAAGGCCGGGTGATCGACGTCGCCCTCGAGACCGTCGCTATGCCCTCGGGGCAGGAGGTGCAGCTCGAGATCATCCGTCACCCCGGCGGTGCCGCCGCGGTCGCCTTGGACGAGCAGGATCGCGTCTGTCTGTTGCGGCAGTTCCGACACGCCGCGGACGGCTGGCTCTGGGAGCTTCCGGCGGGCAAGATCGATCCGGGCGAGACGCCGCGCGACACGGCGACCCGCGAGCTCGCCGAAGAAGCCGGCCTGACCGCGGAGGACTGGACCGATCTCGGACGCATGCACAGCTCGCCCGGCGTCTTCGCGGAGGTGATTCATCTCTGGATGGCACGCGGGTTGACCCGGCAGCCGCACGCGCACGAGCAGGACGAGCTGATCGAGATCCATTGGCTGCCCTTGGCCCAGGCACTCGACTGGTGCAACGACGGCGAGATTACCGACGCGAAAACACTTGTCGGTCTCTACCGTGCGCACGGGATGATCAAGAGTGCCCTCGAAATGCTCTCCGAGGATGCGGGCTGCTAA
- a CDS encoding metal ABC transporter permease, protein MSALDLVLDPLFRVPLITGLAIALVLPPIGALLVLRDEWLAALGLAHLAAASALLGLAFGLPAVLGAPLGALAGGAVKSLTGARGNLAYGFMILFGWSALFLIAANTRLGATLGHALVDGQLYFAGAAELCAALALAGLAAAALPRLVPRLMRARFFPHDETANRLPTHRWHLSFDLLAALAMAIGTATVGLMGAFALVLVPAWIAFRIAPGWTWTMAICALGGAGGYLLAYLAALALDQPFGPVLVAVLIALAATVEAGRGLIGRRRLVRPRQVR, encoded by the coding sequence ATGAGCGCGCTGGATTTGGTCTTGGATCCGTTGTTTCGGGTGCCGTTGATCACTGGGCTGGCCATCGCGCTGGTGTTGCCGCCCATCGGGGCCCTGCTCGTGCTGCGCGACGAATGGCTGGCCGCGCTCGGACTCGCGCATCTGGCCGCGGCGAGCGCACTGCTCGGACTCGCGTTCGGGCTGCCCGCGGTCCTCGGTGCACCGCTCGGCGCGCTGGCCGGGGGTGCGGTCAAATCATTGACCGGGGCACGCGGCAATCTTGCCTACGGGTTCATGATCCTCTTCGGATGGTCGGCGCTCTTTCTGATCGCGGCGAACACGCGCCTGGGCGCGACACTCGGCCATGCGCTCGTCGACGGTCAGCTGTATTTCGCGGGGGCAGCGGAATTGTGCGCCGCACTCGCGCTCGCCGGGCTCGCCGCGGCCGCCCTGCCACGGCTCGTACCCCGGCTGATGCGCGCACGTTTCTTTCCGCACGACGAAACCGCGAACCGCCTGCCGACACACCGCTGGCACCTGAGCTTCGACCTCTTGGCCGCGCTGGCGATGGCGATCGGCACCGCGACCGTCGGTCTGATGGGGGCCTTCGCGCTGGTCTTGGTGCCGGCCTGGATCGCCTTTCGCATTGCCCCCGGCTGGACCTGGACAATGGCGATCTGCGCGCTCGGCGGCGCCGGCGGCTATCTCCTGGCCTACCTCGCCGCTCTGGCGCTGGATCAGCCCTTCGGTCCGGTGCTGGTCGCGGTGCTGATCGCGCTGGCCGCGACGGTCGAGGCCGGGCGAGGTCTGATCGGCCGAAGACGGCTGGTGCGCCCGCGGCAGGTGCGTTGA
- a CDS encoding ATP-binding cassette domain-containing protein: MSAPLLRVEDLVAGYGRPVVGPVSLDIAPGEVVGLWGANGCGKSTLLNAIADRADRLSGHILRRPGLVIAYQEQTPVRLASMPVTGRELLRFAGASMQDMPAAIQAVSGRRIDRLSGGQYQLLCVWAAIAGEADLILLDEPTNNLDPEREALLLEMLDPSRLTRRDASGAQRGSERGVLLVSHEQRFLEDACSRVIAIA, translated from the coding sequence TTGAGCGCACCGCTGTTGCGCGTGGAGGACCTCGTCGCCGGCTACGGCCGACCCGTGGTCGGGCCCGTCTCGCTCGACATCGCGCCGGGCGAGGTCGTCGGCTTGTGGGGCGCGAACGGGTGCGGTAAATCCACCTTGCTCAATGCCATTGCGGACCGCGCGGATCGGCTCTCGGGGCACATCCTGCGGAGGCCCGGCTTGGTCATCGCCTATCAGGAGCAGACACCGGTCCGACTGGCGAGCATGCCGGTGACGGGACGCGAGCTGCTGCGTTTTGCCGGGGCATCCATGCAGGACATGCCGGCCGCCATCCAAGCCGTCTCGGGGCGGCGTATCGACCGCCTGAGCGGCGGTCAATATCAGCTCTTGTGCGTCTGGGCCGCCATCGCCGGCGAGGCGGATCTGATCCTCCTCGACGAGCCCACCAACAATCTCGATCCCGAGCGGGAGGCCCTGCTGCTCGAGATGCTCGACCCGAGTCGGCTGACCCGGCGAGACGCGAGCGGTGCGCAGAGGGGTTCGGAGCGGGGGGTTCTGCTCGTCAGCCACGAGCAGCGATTCCTCGAGGATGCCTGCTCGCGGGTCATCGCGATCGCATGA
- a CDS encoding metal ABC transporter substrate-binding protein has protein sequence MVKGFVGFVVGGLIAFGGVNAAGLDVVATSSGMGALARTVGAGRAQVTVLASPDRDLHSLQAKPTMIRALRDADLVVAVGAELEVGWLPVAIASAANPLILPGQPGYFEGAAQVDLLEVGSPADRALGDVHPIGNPHVNMDPVRMTRVASALGERMALLDPAGAETYRANARSFAAATEQRMAAWQARLAGAPGVVLYHRDALYLLDRFGVPLLGTIEEIPGVPPTARQIKALSEGLRGRSGVIVYAPYASARAPERLAKDLGWDARRLTLDPPMGADGSGYLDHIDLWVQTLAPPP, from the coding sequence ATGGTTAAGGGTTTTGTCGGTTTCGTTGTCGGGGGGCTGATCGCCTTCGGGGGCGTCAACGCCGCCGGGCTGGATGTCGTGGCGACCAGCTCGGGTATGGGCGCCTTGGCGCGCACGGTCGGCGCCGGTCGCGCGCAGGTCACGGTGCTGGCCTCGCCGGATCGCGATCTGCATAGCCTCCAAGCCAAGCCGACCATGATTCGTGCGCTGCGCGATGCGGATCTGGTCGTCGCCGTGGGCGCGGAGCTCGAGGTCGGCTGGCTGCCGGTGGCGATCGCCAGCGCCGCCAATCCGCTTATCCTGCCCGGACAGCCGGGCTATTTCGAAGGCGCGGCCCAGGTCGATCTGTTGGAGGTCGGCTCGCCGGCGGACCGTGCGCTCGGCGATGTCCATCCGATCGGCAACCCGCACGTCAACATGGATCCGGTGCGGATGACGCGCGTCGCCTCCGCATTGGGCGAGCGCATGGCACTCCTTGATCCCGCGGGCGCCGAGACCTATCGGGCCAACGCGCGGTCCTTCGCCGCCGCGACGGAGCAACGCATGGCTGCTTGGCAAGCCCGACTGGCGGGTGCGCCGGGTGTGGTCCTCTACCATCGGGATGCGCTCTATCTGCTCGATCGCTTCGGGGTTCCGCTGCTGGGTACCATCGAGGAGATCCCCGGCGTACCGCCGACCGCCCGGCAGATCAAGGCCCTCTCGGAGGGGCTTCGGGGTCGTTCCGGCGTGATCGTCTACGCCCCTTACGCGTCTGCGCGGGCACCCGAACGCCTCGCCAAAGACCTGGGATGGGACGCCCGCCGTCTCACGCTCGACCCGCCGATGGGCGCCGACGGAAGCGGTTATCTCGATCACATCGACCTCTGGGTGCAGACCTTGGCGCCGCCGCCTTGA
- a CDS encoding TonB-dependent receptor encodes MKRYNIDPQGLPREGFAVRHRLAERAGVRVAVAIALLTPMSAFPATDTELAELRAMVDQMKSQYERQIQDLESRLAKAERDAAKAASRSEAAAERAEKAADLATTESRPMTAPAVTPPASPESGKTVLGALDSGNAFNPQISVFLDGNYYHDGIDGEGATLVGLAYQPSRGVPHSDEADHGDEEHGGHLHGLTENGFNFREAEIAFSATVDPYFDASLFLSIDGDGTVELEEGFFQTRSLPAGLRVKGGKFLSDFGYINRQHPHQWDFVDQNLPYLNLLGPHGLQDTGLQLTWLPKLPVYTLLGVEGLQGNQEIFGATLGDDDQAALELGDTDDGPRLWTAFAKVAPEIGTNHALQLGLSYANNNQHQEAREDTLEHDGDHEDAHDADHEIEILRDGLAGDAQLWGVDLVYTYDGGGAYGHKSFKFQSEYLRSIKDMKITSSAHPEVLGTRRTFTTDGLYAQAIYGFAPKWTAGLRYDVLGMTNEISGSENASFGSSDRWTFDVTWNLSEFSRLRAQYAHNDILVAPGERERFDAFYLQFLVSMGSHGAHAF; translated from the coding sequence ATGAAACGTTATAACATCGACCCACAGGGCCTGCCGCGAGAGGGGTTTGCGGTCCGACACCGGCTCGCTGAAAGGGCCGGGGTGCGGGTCGCCGTCGCGATAGCCTTGCTGACGCCGATGAGCGCGTTCCCCGCAACGGATACCGAGCTCGCCGAGCTCCGGGCGATGGTCGATCAGATGAAGTCCCAGTACGAGCGCCAAATTCAGGATCTTGAGTCCCGCCTCGCCAAGGCGGAGCGTGACGCAGCCAAGGCCGCATCGCGTTCGGAGGCGGCTGCGGAGCGCGCGGAGAAGGCCGCCGATCTCGCGACAACCGAGTCCAGACCCATGACCGCGCCGGCGGTCACGCCGCCCGCGAGCCCGGAGTCCGGCAAGACGGTTCTCGGCGCACTGGACTCGGGCAACGCGTTCAACCCGCAGATCTCGGTCTTCCTCGACGGCAACTATTACCACGACGGGATCGACGGCGAGGGCGCGACGCTCGTCGGGCTTGCCTACCAGCCCTCGCGCGGGGTGCCGCACAGCGACGAGGCGGACCATGGCGACGAGGAGCATGGCGGCCACCTGCACGGTCTCACCGAGAACGGGTTTAATTTCCGCGAGGCCGAGATCGCCTTTTCGGCAACCGTCGACCCCTACTTCGACGCCTCCCTGTTCCTCTCGATCGACGGAGACGGCACCGTGGAGCTTGAAGAGGGCTTCTTTCAAACCCGCAGCCTCCCGGCCGGCCTGCGCGTGAAAGGCGGCAAGTTCCTCAGCGACTTCGGGTACATCAATCGACAGCATCCCCATCAATGGGACTTCGTCGATCAGAATCTGCCTTACCTCAATCTGCTCGGCCCGCACGGGCTTCAGGACACCGGACTCCAGCTCACCTGGCTCCCGAAGCTGCCGGTCTATACCCTACTCGGCGTCGAGGGCTTGCAGGGCAACCAGGAGATCTTCGGCGCGACCTTGGGCGACGACGACCAGGCGGCGCTGGAGCTCGGCGACACCGACGACGGCCCGCGACTCTGGACCGCCTTCGCCAAGGTCGCACCCGAGATCGGCACCAATCATGCGCTTCAGCTCGGACTGTCCTACGCAAACAACAACCAGCATCAAGAGGCGCGGGAGGACACGCTCGAACACGACGGTGATCACGAGGATGCGCATGACGCGGATCACGAGATCGAGATCCTCCGCGACGGCCTCGCCGGCGACGCCCAGCTGTGGGGTGTCGATCTGGTCTACACCTACGACGGCGGCGGCGCTTACGGACACAAGAGCTTCAAGTTCCAGAGCGAGTATCTGCGCTCGATCAAGGATATGAAGATCACCTCGAGCGCCCATCCGGAGGTTCTCGGCACGCGCCGTACCTTCACCACGGACGGTCTTTATGCCCAGGCGATCTACGGATTCGCCCCGAAATGGACGGCCGGCCTGCGCTACGACGTGCTCGGGATGACCAACGAGATCAGCGGCAGCGAGAACGCGAGCTTCGGCTCGTCGGATCGGTGGACCTTCGATGTGACCTGGAACCTCTCGGAATTCTCGCGACTGCGCGCTCAGTATGCGCACAACGACATCCTGGTGGCCCCCGGGGAGCGCGAGCGGTTCGACGCCTTCTATCTGCAGTTCCTGGTCAGCATGGGATCGCACGGGGCGCACGCCTTCTGA
- the dksA gene encoding RNA polymerase-binding protein DksA: MAEDPGSDYSPSPDEEYMNERQLAYFRAKLLAWRAELLDEAQGTLDGLRDSAHQEVGDDVDRATREADQALELRTRDRCRKLVHKIDEALVRIEDGSYGYCEETGEPIGLARLEARPVATLSVEAQERREIKERQRLSGAM, translated from the coding sequence ATGGCTGAGGATCCAGGATCCGACTATTCTCCCAGTCCCGATGAGGAGTACATGAACGAGCGCCAGCTGGCCTACTTTCGCGCCAAGCTGCTCGCCTGGCGGGCCGAGCTTCTGGACGAGGCTCAAGGAACGCTCGACGGCTTGCGCGACAGCGCCCATCAAGAGGTCGGCGACGATGTGGATCGCGCCACCCGCGAGGCGGATCAGGCGCTGGAGCTGAGGACCCGCGACCGTTGTCGCAAGCTGGTCCATAAGATCGACGAGGCGTTGGTGCGAATCGAGGACGGAAGCTACGGCTACTGCGAGGAGACGGGCGAGCCGATTGGTCTGGCACGGCTGGAAGCGCGGCCGGTCGCGACTCTCTCCGTCGAGGCGCAGGAGCGGCGCGAGATCAAGGAGCGCCAGCGGTTGAGCGGCGCCATGTGA
- a CDS encoding 2OG-Fe(II) oxygenase — protein MKQPTTDAQGAAQRIAFRGSESASGVPSRVGWSNAEIHRCGLADAERVNAAISAAVSGMQADDFERRTHFIGDRFENLYLERTRIPAITSVLDQAVVCAGLILGRAPGSVHCGFWLNLTGPGQSTSKHTHDEHDELLSGVYYVAVPPDSGDLILYDGPSTIRIEPRAGTFIFFPPNLPHAVETNRSALPRLSIGINIGPL, from the coding sequence ATGAAACAGCCCACCACAGATGCGCAAGGGGCGGCGCAGAGGATCGCATTCCGCGGCAGCGAATCCGCTTCCGGGGTGCCGAGCCGAGTCGGCTGGTCCAACGCCGAAATCCACCGATGCGGCCTAGCCGATGCCGAGCGGGTCAACGCGGCGATCTCGGCCGCCGTAAGCGGGATGCAAGCGGATGATTTCGAACGTCGCACCCATTTTATCGGCGATCGGTTCGAGAATCTCTACCTCGAACGAACACGCATCCCCGCCATCACCTCCGTCCTGGACCAGGCCGTCGTCTGCGCCGGATTGATCCTCGGACGCGCTCCAGGATCAGTGCACTGCGGGTTTTGGTTGAATCTCACGGGACCGGGTCAAAGCACCTCGAAGCACACCCACGACGAGCACGACGAGCTTCTCTCGGGCGTCTATTACGTCGCCGTACCACCGGACTCGGGCGATTTGATCCTCTACGACGGACCATCGACGATTCGCATCGAGCCGCGAGCCGGGACCTTCATCTTTTTCCCGCCGAACCTCCCGCATGCCGTCGAGACCAATCGCAGCGCGTTGCCGCGCCTGTCGATCGGCATCAATATCGGCCCGCTCTGA
- a CDS encoding CreA family protein: MRRRIALGLALLLLIGTAAAEIIGSVATKFKWMGPNDKILVEVFDDEEIPGVACYLSRAKTGGVSGAVGVAEDTSDAAIHCVQVGPITLADEIRDGKRNGDEVFKKRTSLLFKSLQVVRFYDAPRHTLVYLSYSDRVIEGSPKNSITAVPILPWSGHAP; encoded by the coding sequence ATGAGAAGACGCATCGCACTCGGCCTAGCCCTATTGCTCCTGATCGGGACAGCCGCCGCCGAGATCATCGGAAGCGTTGCCACCAAGTTCAAGTGGATGGGGCCGAACGACAAGATCCTCGTCGAGGTCTTCGATGACGAGGAGATCCCGGGCGTGGCCTGTTATCTGAGTCGAGCCAAGACGGGAGGTGTTTCAGGTGCTGTCGGGGTCGCGGAGGACACCTCCGATGCGGCGATCCACTGTGTTCAGGTCGGTCCCATTACGCTCGCCGACGAGATTCGCGACGGCAAGCGGAACGGCGACGAAGTGTTCAAGAAACGCACATCTCTGCTGTTCAAAAGCCTCCAGGTCGTGCGCTTCTACGACGCGCCCCGCCACACACTGGTGTATTTGAGCTATAGCGACAGGGTCATCGAAGGCTCGCCCAAGAACAGCATTACCGCCGTACCGATTCTACCTTGGAGCGGGCACGCCCCATAA
- a CDS encoding protoporphyrinogen/coproporphyrinogen oxidase: protein MSTDLDHIVIGAGISGLGAAHFAARRGRRTLVLESSDRVGGCINSQSFPELGGFWTEAGGHTCFNSYGNLLSILDDLGLTRHVQPKGKVGYLLWKGGQRTSILSALHLWEAMRSIPKIFSAPKEGRSVSAYYGDVLGHRNYRDLLRYAFQAVICQPADDYPAEALFRRKPRRKDVIKAFTFSTGLSAIPTAIAAQKGLEVRTGQQISGVERNGEGFRVTAGGETLTCGALTLAVPPDVATALMPAGFDAARAAITDIGVAEIETLVLAFRTSDLGLKPIAGLIAVDEAFYSAVSRDFLADPSYRGFAFHFRPGVLSEQAQIERACLALGTTPRHIAAQARVRNRLPALRTGHPARVRRLDETLAGTRLAVTGNWFLGVSIEDALTRSRSESDRLFAR, encoded by the coding sequence ATGAGTACGGATTTGGACCATATCGTGATCGGCGCCGGCATCAGCGGCTTGGGTGCCGCCCATTTCGCAGCACGTCGCGGCCGGCGGACCCTCGTGCTGGAGTCTTCGGATCGCGTCGGGGGTTGCATCAACAGCCAGAGCTTCCCGGAGCTCGGCGGCTTCTGGACCGAGGCCGGCGGTCACACCTGCTTCAACAGCTACGGCAACCTTCTGTCGATCCTGGACGATCTCGGATTGACCCGACACGTTCAGCCCAAGGGAAAGGTCGGTTATTTGCTCTGGAAAGGCGGACAGCGGACCTCGATCCTATCGGCGCTGCACCTCTGGGAGGCAATGCGCTCGATTCCGAAGATCTTTTCCGCCCCCAAAGAAGGGCGCAGCGTCTCCGCCTATTACGGGGATGTGCTCGGGCACCGCAACTATCGCGACCTGCTGCGTTATGCCTTTCAAGCCGTCATCTGCCAGCCGGCGGACGACTACCCCGCCGAGGCCCTGTTTCGGCGCAAACCGCGCCGCAAGGACGTGATCAAGGCATTCACCTTCTCGACCGGGCTCTCCGCCATCCCGACGGCGATCGCAGCCCAAAAGGGGCTCGAGGTCCGCACCGGACAGCAGATCTCCGGGGTCGAGCGCAACGGCGAGGGCTTTCGCGTGACCGCCGGTGGCGAGACACTGACCTGCGGCGCGCTGACCCTCGCCGTTCCGCCCGATGTCGCCACCGCGCTGATGCCGGCCGGATTCGACGCCGCACGGGCCGCGATCACCGATATCGGCGTGGCGGAGATCGAGACCCTGGTCTTGGCGTTCCGCACCTCGGACCTCGGGCTCAAACCCATCGCGGGCCTCATCGCCGTCGACGAAGCATTCTACTCGGCCGTCTCGCGCGACTTTCTCGCCGACCCGAGCTACCGCGGATTTGCATTCCACTTCCGTCCCGGCGTGCTGAGCGAGCAGGCACAGATCGAGCGAGCCTGTCTCGCGTTGGGCACCACGCCGCGTCACATCGCTGCGCAGGCGCGGGTGCGCAATCGCTTGCCTGCCCTGCGCACGGGCCATCCCGCACGGGTAAGGCGGCTCGACGAGACCCTCGCCGGGACCCGGCTCGCCGTCACCGGAAACTGGTTCCTCGGCGTCTCGATCGAGGACGCCCTGACACGTAGCCGCAGCGAGTCGGACCGACTCTTCGCGAGATAA
- a CDS encoding Tll0287-like domain-containing protein, with the protein MKLIARLTAATAILATTTLSAETTPNPNVEEAKGIVKEFATTLQGELQAAIKEGGPTNAIAVCQDRAPAIAADLSERSGWQVGRTSLKTRNTAGNAPDAWEQEVLADFDARRVAGEDVQPMAYAAVVETADGETFRFMKAIPTGEVCLACHGSDITPEVAAAIDERYPDDKARGYSLGDVRGAFSLSKPL; encoded by the coding sequence ATGAAGCTGATCGCACGCTTGACCGCTGCAACCGCCATCCTCGCCACGACGACACTCAGCGCCGAAACAACGCCGAACCCGAACGTCGAGGAGGCCAAAGGGATCGTCAAGGAGTTTGCCACCACCCTGCAGGGCGAGCTGCAGGCCGCCATCAAGGAAGGCGGTCCAACCAATGCCATCGCGGTCTGTCAGGACCGTGCACCCGCCATCGCAGCGGACCTCTCCGAGCGCTCCGGCTGGCAGGTCGGTCGGACCAGCCTCAAGACCCGAAACACTGCCGGCAATGCGCCCGATGCCTGGGAACAAGAGGTTCTCGCCGACTTCGACGCCCGCCGCGTGGCCGGAGAAGACGTTCAACCCATGGCCTATGCCGCTGTCGTCGAGACCGCCGACGGGGAGACCTTTCGCTTCATGAAGGCGATCCCGACCGGCGAGGTCTGCCTCGCCTGCCACGGCAGCGACATCACGCCGGAGGTCGCGGCGGCCATCGATGAGCGCTATCCTGACGACAAGGCACGCGGCTACAGCCTCGGCGATGTCCGAGGCGCATTCAGTTTGTCCAAGCCGCTCTGA
- a CDS encoding YebG family protein, with the protein MIEIEYVVRDQKGAERLRTTDKKAADAYDKALESAERLAELLRHDKILPDLPESDLEELTIYLARNAKTVERILKGKSAEIETVETEKRDIEKVAQQPEATSKIAPLRATG; encoded by the coding sequence GTGATCGAGATCGAATACGTCGTCAGAGACCAGAAGGGAGCCGAACGCTTGCGTACGACCGACAAGAAGGCCGCCGACGCCTATGACAAAGCACTCGAAAGCGCGGAGCGTCTCGCCGAGCTCCTGCGCCACGATAAGATCCTGCCGGACCTCCCGGAGAGCGATCTCGAGGAGTTGACCATCTATCTCGCGCGCAACGCCAAGACCGTCGAGCGCATTCTCAAGGGCAAGTCGGCCGAGATCGAAACCGTCGAAACCGAGAAGCGGGACATCGAGAAGGTCGCGCAGCAACCGGAGGCGACGTCCAAGATCGCGCCCCTGCGAGCCACAGGCTGA
- a CDS encoding helix-turn-helix domain-containing protein, which yields MIIAAQIRAARALLGIDQRRLAEAAGLSLPTIQRMEASDGQVRGNLDSVMKLIEALDRAGIELIGDGQVSAGGGRGVRLKQTHSEASGVDAAP from the coding sequence ATGATCATTGCCGCGCAGATCCGCGCCGCTCGTGCGCTGTTGGGGATCGACCAGAGGCGTTTGGCCGAGGCTGCGGGTCTGTCTCTGCCGACCATTCAACGGATGGAGGCCAGTGACGGTCAAGTCCGCGGCAACCTGGATTCGGTCATGAAGCTGATCGAGGCGCTCGACCGGGCCGGAATCGAGCTGATCGGCGACGGTCAGGTCAGCGCAGGCGGCGGGCGCGGGGTCCGCCTCAAGCAGACACACTCGGAGGCGAGCGGCGTCGACGCGGCGCCATGA